TGCTCGCCTCCAAGGTCTGCAGCCATTTCCAGGGCGATACCCATCGGGATGGCGGACTCCACCGATGGCATGTCATCAAGGGCGTGGAGGATTCCCTGCGGCGGCTCGGGACGGACTGCCTGGACATCTGCTACCTGCACAAGCCGGACCGCAGCACGCCGATTGAGGAGACCCTGGCCGCGATGGACCACCTGGTGAGCCAGGGGAAGGTCCTCTACGTCGGGATGTCCAATTTCGCCTCCTGGAAAGTCGCGGAAGCGGTCTGGAAGAGCGAAGTCAACCGCTGGGCCAGGCCGGTCGTCCTGCAGCTGCCCTACAACCTGATCACCCGGAGCATCGAAGAGGAATGCGTCGAGTTTTCCGAGGAATTCAAGCTCGGGCTGGTGGTCTACAATCCCCTGGCAGGCGGACTCCTCACCGGAAAACACGCGCCGGACAAGCCCCTCGAATCCACCCGGCTCGCCTCGAACAGGCACTACCACGATCGATTCTGGCATCCGGTCAATCTGAAGGCGGTCGAGCGGCTCAAGGCAATCGCCGAAGCAGCCGGAATCAGCCTGGTCGAGTTGTCCCTTCGCTGGCTGCTCAGCCGACCGGTCGTCGACTCGGTCATCGTGGGAGTCAGCAGCGAAGCCCAGCTTGAGGCCAATCTGGCCGCGGTCGACGGAGATCTGGACACGAAAACCCTTGAGGCCTGCGGCTCCGTCTGGACCGACATCCGCGGCCCTCATTTCGCCTACTGCCGTTGAGTTGAAAGCTCCTCCCTGCAATGGCCTGCAACGAACACCTTGCCGCGCGCGTGCTTCGCACCTTCCGGAACACGCCCGGTTTTGAAGAACGCCGCATGTTCGGTGGCGTCGGGTGCCTCATCCACGGCAATATGGCCTGCGGGGTTCTCAACGATGACCTCATCGTCAGGGTGGGACCCGATTTCTACGAGGAGTGCCTGGCCATGCCCCATGTCCGGGAGTTCGACATCACGGGTCGGTCCATGAAGGGATGGGTGATGGTCGGCCCAGAGGGAACCGTTACCCCGTCTCAACTCAAGGCCTGGGTCGAACGTGGCCGAAGTTTCGCCCGGACGCTTCCGCCCAAGAGCTGAATGGTCAGGCCATCGATCGCGATGGAGGCCAGGATCCTGACCTTGGACAAGCGGACCTTCATGAGGCGTGTCCATGAGGATCCTTCTCTCGCCGACCGGATCATGGAAATTCCCGCTCATGAGATCCGCCGTCTGTCCCAAGAGTTGACTCATCTGAAGGCCGAGAGAGCCGGACCGGCCGGCGCCGACGGAGGCTGAGCACCGGACGGGCGACTGACGATCGGGTTCAGGCCGGCCTGGAGCTTGCGGATGCCCCGAGTATCTCCCGCGCCCGATCGAGGGCGGCCTCGATATTCGGGACGACGTTCTCCAGACCGATCTGATCGAGCAGTCCGGATCGCCGCATCATCTCGGTCGGCCCCGGCGGGGTGCCGCTCAGGACCAGGACAACGTGCTTGCGCTTCAGGCGGATGATCAGGCCCTCGATCGCATTGATCGCGGTGGAGTCCAGGGTCAGGACCGTCCGCATGCGCAGGATGAGGACCCGGGGCTGCTGCCCTCCGCGTTCGAGCGCGGCCTCCAGTTTTCGGGCAGCTCCGAAGAAGAGCGCGCCGTGCACCCGGTAGACCTGGACTCCGGGAGGTACGTCGCGTCCCACAATGGAATGCAATGCCCCCTCGGTTTCGGTATGCTCGCTGACCGCCTCGATCTCCGTCGTTTCCGAGATGCGTTTGATGAAGAGAATGGCCGCGAGGATCATCCCCACCTCGATGGCGAGGGTCAGGTCGAAGACGACGGTCAGGCCGAAAGTGGTGACAAAGACCGCACCGTCACTTTTCGGGTAATGAAAGAGCCGGCGGAACTCGCGCCACTCTCCCATATTGACCGCGACCACGACCAGGACCGAACTGAGTACCGCCAGCGGGATGTCCTTGGCCACCGGTGCGGCTATCAGAATGATGCCCAGCAGGGTCAGGGCATGAATCATTCCCGAAATCGGTGAGACGGCCCCATTGCGGATATTCGTGGCCGTGCGGGCGATGGCGCCGGTCGCGGGAATGCCCCCGAAAAGCGGAGTGCAGAAGTTGGCGATCCCCTGGGCAATCAGCTCCTGATTGGAATCGTGGTGATCTTCCGACATGCCGTCCGCCACCACGGCCGAAAGAAGCGACTCGATGGCGGCGAGCAAGGCGATCACGGTGGCCGGACGGACCAGGTCGCGCATCTGCGACCATTCGACCTCGGGAAAGGCAAAGGCGGGAAGTGACGCGGGAATGCCGCCGAATCGGGTTCCGATCGTCTCGAGCGGCAGATTGAAGAGGGCCACCGCGGCGGTCCCCAGAACCAGAACCGCAAAGGAGCCGGGAAGCCGGCGCCCCCACGATCGGGGCCAGAGTTTGATCAGGACCACCCCGCTCACCGCCACCGCAGTGGTCAGCCAGTTGATCGAATCCAGATGTCGGCCCAGTGACGCCATGCGCGGGATGAACTCGCCCGGCAGGCTCTCGATCTGAAGTCCGAGAAAATCCTTGATCTGGGTCGAGAGGATGAGGACGGCAATCCCGTTGGTGAATCCCATTGTCACGGGATAGGGAATGAACTTGATGATCGAGCCCATCCGGCAGGCACCCATGATGACAAGGATGACTCCGGCCATCATCGTGCAGATCAGAAGATTGGGCAGGCCATACTGAGTGATGATGCCGTAGACAATGACCACGAAGGCCCCGGTCGGCCCGCCGATCTGCAGGCGCGACCCGCCGAAGAAGGAGATGAGAAATCCCGCGATGATCGCGGTATAGATCCCCGCCTCGGGGGTGACCCCGCTGGCGATCCCGAAAGCCATGGCAAGCGGCAGGGCCACGACCCCGACCGTCAGTCCGGCGGTCAGATCGGCCTGGAACATCCGTCGGTTGTATCCACGGAGTGAATCCCACAACTTGGGGCGGAAGGGAAAGTCCCAACTCATACTCGGTAAGGTTGTTTCTTGATCAGGCCCTCGGATGGGCCAGACGGTGCGCCTCCTGCAGGCGGGTCACGCTGACGTGGGTATAGATCTGGGTGGTCGAGAGGCTGGCATGACCCAACAGATCCTGGACCAGGCGCAGGTCCGCACCGTTGTCGAGCAGGTGGGTGGCGTAGGAGTGGCGGATCTTGTGCGGGGTGAGGTCGGCCGGGAGATCGGCCAGGGCCAGGTACTTCTTCAGGAGCAACTGGATGGAACGAACGCTGAAACGTTCATGCCGGGAATTGATGACAACCGGGTCCTTCGGGGAGGTTTGAGCCGCGTATTCATCGCGGAAGCGGACGAATACGGCGGTGGCGATCCGACCGAGAGGACAAAGTCGCACTTTCCTGCCCTTGCCCAGGACCCGGGCCACCCCGGAGGCCACATCGATCTGTCCATAGTCGAGCCCGATCAGTTCACTGACCCGCAAGCCGCCGCCATAAAGCAACTCGAGAACGAGGCGGTCCCGCCAGGCGGTGAACGGATCGATGGTCCCGTTCTCGAGCAGTCGGCCCGGCCCACCGAGCAGGGCCAGCATCTGCCCTTCGGTCAGGAATTTCGGCAGGGAACGTTCAAGTCGCGGCAGCACCACTCCCGTCAGGGGATTCGACGAGAGGCGTCCCTGGCGCCTCCAGTAACGGTAAAACGAGCGCAGAGCTGAAACCCGATTGTGCAGTGTTCGCCGGGAAATCCTGCGCTGGGCTTCGATCAGGTAGTCGCGGATCATCCGGCCATCAACTTCCCCGGGCGATCGGGTGGAATCGCCATCCGTCGCGAGCCACCGCCCGAACTCCCGAACCGCCTGCCGGTAGTTGCGAACCGTGTAAACCGAGAGACGCCGTTCCCGGGCGACGAATTCAAGAAACGGCTCCGCCCAGTCCCGATCCCAGGCTGCCAGGGGTTCCACCGGAGGGTCGTCTGCCGATTTTCTCTTCAAGATGGGGATTCCTGGTGCCGCTCGGTCAGTCTGGTGACCACACCCCGAACATGATCCCGCAGCGCGGATTCGGGATCAACGCCCACCTCCCGGCAGGCCGCGGCGATTTCGAAAAGCCGCCGACCCGCCTCTTCGGCGGTAAGTCCCTCCGCGATCCGGGCAATGCCTGCCTGATCGATCACACCATTGGCGGCTATCGATTTCTTGCGGATCTGTTTGATCACCTCCATCGCCTGAAGCAGAGCCGGAAGCGGCGGCGGCAGATCCTTGAACAGGGGATCGGGCGTGATGGTCGCCCCGTTGCCCTTCTCACCCGCCTTGATCAGATCCCATTGATGCAGAACCTGTTCACTCGTCTCCAGGCGATTATCACCGAAGACATGGGGGTGCCGTCGGATCAGCTTCTCATTGATCTCCGCCGCCACGGCTTCCAGATCGAAGCGTCCTTCCTCCTCAGCCAACTGGGCGTGGAAAATGACCTGGAGCAGAACGTCACCCAATTCCTCGCGCATGTGGTTGAAATCCAGACGGTCGATCGTGTCGAGCAGCTCACAGCATTCCTCGATCAGACAGATGCGCAGGCTCCGGTGATCCTGCTCACGATCCCAGGGACATCCGTCCGGCGCCCGCAGCCGGGCCACTGTGTTGCGCAAGGCGTCGACATGACTCATGGCCGATCACTTATGGCCAATGCGCCCGAATTCGCACGACATTTCTGGAATCAGCCGGGGATGGGGTTCTGCCGGGGCTTCCCTCGCGACGCCCTCCGGAAAGCATCCGGTTCTGTCCGGAATTCAGAAAGACCCGCCGGAGTCGAAGACCGGCCCCGCGTCGGAATCAAATCGACAAAATCGCAGTTGCCTTCAACGCACCGGGCCTTCGGATAGAAGCCGTGGACAAACTCTTTGAGATTATGGCAGCCAAGCGTCTGGAGATCGCCGGAAGAATCCGGGCGGTTTCAGCCCGGGAACTTGAGGATGCCGGTCGGCGGGTCGCGCTCCGCCCCTCCTTCCTGCAGGCCCTCGGCCACCCGGATGAACTGGCGGTCATCGCCGAAATCAAGAGACGCTCGCCCTCCGCCGGCGAGATCGCTGCCCATGCCTCCGCCGTGGACCAGGCGGACGCCTATGCCCGGGCCCACGCCGATGCCATCTCCATCCTGACCGACACCCGTTACTTCGGCGGCTCTCTCGATGACCTATCGACGGTGGTCGAGCATCTGGATACAGCCGGAGCCCTCGTCCCCTGTCTGCGCAAGGACTTCATGGTACATCCGATCCAGATCCTCGAGGCCGCCCGGGCGGGGGCCAGTGCCATCCTGATCATTGTGCGGGCACTTGAGGACGATGCGATCAAGGAACTCTTTGATGCGGCCACCCGCGCCGGTTTGGACAGTCTCTTCGAAGTGCACAGCGAGCCGGAAATCGAACGCGCGCTGGCCGCCGGAGCCCGGATCATCGGGGTCAACAATCGCGACCTGACCGTTTTCAAGACGGACCTGGCCCTGTCCGAGCGACTGCTTCCCAAGATACCGGGCGATGTGGTTCGAATCAGTGAGAGCGGCATTTTCACCGAGGCCGACGCCGCCCGGGTTCGGGCCGCCGGAGCCGATGCCATTCTCGTCGGCGAGGCACTGATGCGCGCGCCTTCACCGGCTGACCTTGTCGCGGCGTTCCACCGGGCCGGTCGCCACTGAGTCTCTCCATGAATGCGACCGGTTCATTCGGCCCGGAGGACGCCGTACCGGAAGGCCGGGTCCTTTCGCCCAGCGCCACCCGACGTGAGCTGACCCGCCTCGGCCATCTGCCGGACATCCGCCTGGGACAGAACTTCCTTGTCGACGGAAACATTGTCCGCAAATCGGTCCGGCTGGCCGGGATCGAAGCCGGAGACGATGTGATCGAGGTTGGTCCGGGATTGGGAACCCTGACCGCGGCCCTGCTCGGGGCCGGCGCCATCGTGCATGCGGTCGAGTTCGACCGACGCCTGTATCAGTTTCTCAATGAATCACTGGTCCCGTCCTCCGGCGGTCGCCTGCACCTGATGGAAGGGGACGCGGTCAGGTTTCCCCTCGCCGGGTATCCCGCAGACGCGGACGGTGGATTCAAAATCGTGGCCAATCTGCCTTATGCCATATCGACACCCTGGATGGCGGCGGTGCTGGCCGGCCCCCTGCCCTCCCGGATGGTCCTCATGTTGCAGGCGGAGACCGCCGCGCGGATGACCGCACCCCACGGCAGCAAGAGCTTCAGCGCAACCAGCATCGTCCTGCAATCCGCCTACCTTCCAACCGGCACCCACAAGGTTTCCCGTGCG
This sequence is a window from Opitutaceae bacterium. Protein-coding genes within it:
- the rsmA gene encoding 16S rRNA (adenine(1518)-N(6)/adenine(1519)-N(6))-dimethyltransferase RsmA, with translation MNATGSFGPEDAVPEGRVLSPSATRRELTRLGHLPDIRLGQNFLVDGNIVRKSVRLAGIEAGDDVIEVGPGLGTLTAALLGAGAIVHAVEFDRRLYQFLNESLVPSSGGRLHLMEGDAVRFPLAGYPADADGGFKIVANLPYAISTPWMAAVLAGPLPSRMVLMLQAETAARMTAPHGSKSFSATSIVLQSAYLPTGTHKVSRACFHPRPDVDSTLIRLDLRPEPVRLFPASTDLIRGFFRNRRKQIGSLLKTVDPELADSFLVVLDEAGLTAQTRPEAIPLPVWHRFDRLVRTGSGD
- a CDS encoding TfoX/Sxy family protein — translated: MACNEHLAARVLRTFRNTPGFEERRMFGGVGCLIHGNMACGVLNDDLIVRVGPDFYEECLAMPHVREFDITGRSMKGWVMVGPEGTVTPSQLKAWVERGRSFARTLPPKS
- a CDS encoding tyrosine-type recombinase/integrase, with protein sequence MKRKSADDPPVEPLAAWDRDWAEPFLEFVARERRLSVYTVRNYRQAVREFGRWLATDGDSTRSPGEVDGRMIRDYLIEAQRRISRRTLHNRVSALRSFYRYWRRQGRLSSNPLTGVVLPRLERSLPKFLTEGQMLALLGGPGRLLENGTIDPFTAWRDRLVLELLYGGGLRVSELIGLDYGQIDVASGVARVLGKGRKVRLCPLGRIATAVFVRFRDEYAAQTSPKDPVVINSRHERFSVRSIQLLLKKYLALADLPADLTPHKIRHSYATHLLDNGADLRLVQDLLGHASLSTTQIYTHVSVTRLQEAHRLAHPRA
- a CDS encoding SulP family inorganic anion transporter; the protein is MSWDFPFRPKLWDSLRGYNRRMFQADLTAGLTVGVVALPLAMAFGIASGVTPEAGIYTAIIAGFLISFFGGSRLQIGGPTGAFVVIVYGIITQYGLPNLLICTMMAGVILVIMGACRMGSIIKFIPYPVTMGFTNGIAVLILSTQIKDFLGLQIESLPGEFIPRMASLGRHLDSINWLTTAVAVSGVVLIKLWPRSWGRRLPGSFAVLVLGTAAVALFNLPLETIGTRFGGIPASLPAFAFPEVEWSQMRDLVRPATVIALLAAIESLLSAVVADGMSEDHHDSNQELIAQGIANFCTPLFGGIPATGAIARTATNIRNGAVSPISGMIHALTLLGIILIAAPVAKDIPLAVLSSVLVVVAVNMGEWREFRRLFHYPKSDGAVFVTTFGLTVVFDLTLAIEVGMILAAILFIKRISETTEIEAVSEHTETEGALHSIVGRDVPPGVQVYRVHGALFFGAARKLEAALERGGQQPRVLILRMRTVLTLDSTAINAIEGLIIRLKRKHVVLVLSGTPPGPTEMMRRSGLLDQIGLENVVPNIEAALDRAREILGASASSRPA
- a CDS encoding aldo/keto reductase; this encodes MQNQILRGTGTTVSRLSLGTMTFGSQVGEAESARIIQRSIERGIRMIDTADGYNAGRTEEIVGRALQGRRDQVVLASKVCSHFQGDTHRDGGLHRWHVIKGVEDSLRRLGTDCLDICYLHKPDRSTPIEETLAAMDHLVSQGKVLYVGMSNFASWKVAEAVWKSEVNRWARPVVLQLPYNLITRSIEEECVEFSEEFKLGLVVYNPLAGGLLTGKHAPDKPLESTRLASNRHYHDRFWHPVNLKAVERLKAIAEAAGISLVELSLRWLLSRPVVDSVIVGVSSEAQLEANLAAVDGDLDTKTLEACGSVWTDIRGPHFAYCR
- the trpC gene encoding indole-3-glycerol phosphate synthase TrpC, which codes for MDKLFEIMAAKRLEIAGRIRAVSARELEDAGRRVALRPSFLQALGHPDELAVIAEIKRRSPSAGEIAAHASAVDQADAYARAHADAISILTDTRYFGGSLDDLSTVVEHLDTAGALVPCLRKDFMVHPIQILEAARAGASAILIIVRALEDDAIKELFDAATRAGLDSLFEVHSEPEIERALAAGARIIGVNNRDLTVFKTDLALSERLLPKIPGDVVRISESGIFTEADAARVRAAGADAILVGEALMRAPSPADLVAAFHRAGRH
- a CDS encoding MazG family protein codes for the protein MSHVDALRNTVARLRAPDGCPWDREQDHRSLRICLIEECCELLDTIDRLDFNHMREELGDVLLQVIFHAQLAEEEGRFDLEAVAAEINEKLIRRHPHVFGDNRLETSEQVLHQWDLIKAGEKGNGATITPDPLFKDLPPPLPALLQAMEVIKQIRKKSIAANGVIDQAGIARIAEGLTAEEAGRRLFEIAAACREVGVDPESALRDHVRGVVTRLTERHQESPS